The sequence ACGCCGCGCTCCGCGAGCAGCGGCTCCAGCTCGGGAGCCACGCCCCCGCTGGTGGTGGCCTCGCGCACCACCACTCCCTCGGCCTGGAAGCGGTCCGACTCGTGGTCGTCCGGGCTCACGCCGTAGTTGCCGATCAGCGGGTAGGAGAAGGTGACGAACTGCCCGCGGTAGGACGGATCGGTGAGGATCTCCGTGTAGCCGGCCATCGAGGTGTGGAACACCACCTCGGCACAGGCGGTTCCGGCGGCCCCGTAGGCGAAGCCCCGGAAGACCGTGCCATCCTCGAGCGCCAGCAGGGCGGGGCGCAACCCGCCCATCAGGAGCGGGCCCCCGCGGCCGAGGGCAGGTCCGAGTGCGTGGGGCGGCCTTCCAGCAGCGTCAGCACCGGCTTGCCGGTCATCTCCAGGCCTTCGAAGGGGGTGTTGCGGCAGCGGGACGCGAAGTCCGCCCCACGCACCGTCCAGCGCGCGCGGGGGTCGAACACCGCCAGGTCGGCGGAGGCGCCGGCGGCGATCGGCGCGGGCGGCAGGCCCAGCGCCTCGCGCGGCCCGCGCGCCCACAGCCACGCCCACACCAGGGGCGAGAGCCGCCCGGACTCCACCAGCGCGGTGTGGCTGGAGGCCAGCGCCGTCTCCAGCCCCACGAAGCCCGGCGGGGCCTCGCCGAACGGGCGCGCCTTCTCCTCGGAGGAGTGCGGCGCGTGGTCGGTGGCCAGCGCGGTGAGCGTGCCGTCGCCCAGCGCCTCGAACAGCGCCTCCTGGTGCTCCAGGCTGCGCAGCGGCGGGTTCACGCGGAAGGTGCCGTCGTGCACGCGGGTGTCCTCGTCGGTGAACCACAGATAGTGCGGCGCGGTCTCGCCGGTGATGGGCAGCCCCTCCGCGCGCGCGCGGCGGATGGCGGCCACCGCGCTGGCGGTGGACACGTGCGCGAAGTGGATCCGCCCGCCGGTGAGCCGCGAGAGCACGATGTCGCGCTCCACGCACAACTCCTCGGAGGCCGCGGGAATGCCCGCGCGCCCCAGTTCCAGCGACACGCGGCCCTCGTGCATCACGCCCCCGCCCGAGAGCGCCTCGTCCTCGGCGTGCTCGATGAGCGTGCGGCCCTCGGAGGACAGCCACTCCAGCACCTTGCGCGCCGCGCCCGCGCTGCGCACCGGGTCGCCGTCGTCACTGGCTGCCACCGCGCCCGCGGCGAACAGCGCCGGCAGGTCCGAGGGCGCCTCGCCCCTGCGGCCGGAGGTGGCGGCCACCACGGGGTGCAGCCGGCAGGTGCCCGCGCGGCGCGCCTGCTCCAGGAGCGCCAGCACCAGGAAGGGATGGTCGAGCGGCGGGTTGGTGTTGGGCATGCAGGCGACGTCGGTAAAGCCGCCGCGCGCCGCGGCGGCCAGGCCGGTCTGCACCGTCTCCTCGTCGCTGCGGCCCGGCTGGCGCAGGTGCACGTGCATGTCGAAGCAGCCGGGCAGCACCCACATCCCGGCGCAGTCCATCACCTCCGCGCCCGCGACTGGAAGGCCCGGGCCCACCGCGGCGATGCGGCCGTTCTCGATGCGCACGTCGGCCGCCTCGTCGGCGCTGCGGAATGGATCCAGCACCCGCCCGCCGGCCAGCAGCAGCGCCCGACTCACGATGCCACCCCCAGGTCCGGGCGCCACAGCAGCGCCAGCACCGCCATCCGCGCGAAGGTGCCGTTGCGCACCTGCTCCAGGATCCGGGACTGCCTCGAGTCGGCCACTTCGTGGGTCAGCTCCACGCCGCGCTGCACCGGGCCGGGATGCAGCACGAAAAGCTCCGGGCGGCGCCTGAGATGCTCCAGCGTGAGGCCATAGCGGGCGCGAAGCGTGCCGCTGGAGGCCGGCGCGTCGCCCTGGATGCGCTCGCCCTGCAGGCGCAACCCCATCACCGCGTGCGCGCCCTCGAGCGCCTCGTCCAGGCGCCAGGTGACCGTGGCCCCGAGCTCGCGCCAGCGTGGTGAGACCAGCGTGGGCGGGCCGCAGAACACCACGGAGGCACCCAGCGTGCGCAGGCCGAAGAAGTTGGAGCGGGCCACGCGGCTGTGCTCGATGTCCCCCACCAGCACCACCCGCTTGCCCGAGAGGTCGCCCAGGGCGTCCTCGAGCGTCAGGATGTCCAGCAGCGCCTGGGTGGGGTGTTCGCCGGTGCCGCTGCCCGCGTTCACCACGGGGATGTCCACCTGGGTGGAGAGGTAGTCCGACGCGTCGGGATCGGGGTGGCGCACGATGATGATCTCGATGCCCTGCGCCTCCAGCACGCGGCCGGTGTCGCGCAGCGACTCGCCCTTGCGCGCGCTGGAAGTGTCGGCATTCAAGACCAGGGCCACGGCGCCCAGGCGCGCCACCGCCGACTCGAAGCTCATGCGGGTGCGGGTGGAGTTCTCGTAGAAGAGAAGAGCGGCCTGCCGGCCCGGGGCCACCCGGGCGTGGGCGTCGAAGCCGCGGGTGCGGAACTCGCGCGCGGTATCCAGGAACAGGCGGAGCTGGCCGGCCGTGAGGTCGCGGATCCCGGTCAGGTGGCGGCGCGCGAGGAGCCCCGGCTCACTCCAGCTCGCGAATCGAGATGCCATCGACCCCGTCCTGCTCGGTCACCTTGACCGCGATGATCTCCTTCTTGGAGGTGGGCACGTTCTTGCCCACGTAGTCGGCGCGGATGGGGAGCTCGCGGTGGCCGCGGTCCACCAGGACCGCCAGCTGGATGGAACGAGGGCGGCCGACGTCCATGATCGCGTCGAGCGCGGCGCGGACCGTGCGGCCGGTGTAGAGCACGTCGTCCACCAGGACCACGACCCGGTCGGTCAGGTCGAACGGGATCTCGGTGCCCGAAACCAGCGGCTGGTCGCCGACGGTCTTCAGGTCGTCGCGGTAGAGGGTGATGTCGAGGATGCCCAGCTGCAGCTCCACGCCCTCGAATTCCTTGATCTTCTCGCGAACCCGCTTGGCCAGGTGCACCCCGCGCCGGCGGATGCCCACCAGCACCACGTCCTTGGTGCCGTGGTTCTTCTCCACGATCTCGTGGGAGATGCGGGTGAGCGCGCGGCGGAGACCCTCCGCGTCCACGATCTGCGCCTTTTCACGGAGCAGGGACTCGTCCATCGAAACCTCCTGCAAAAAAGCCACCCCACCGGGCGCGTGCGGGATGGCCGTGCAGTCATGGGACACTGGAGTTCCTCCTTTCCGCCCTCTCGGGAGCGGTTAAAAGGGATCTGCGTGGTCGGTAGTGGTCAACCGGGGAGGTTAGCATCCGGGCCTCGAGGGGCACAAGCGGAAAACTGCCGCGTCGGCGGCCGGGCCCCGCCGGGGCGCCCGGGGCGCCCCCGCGCTCAGACCTCCAGGCGGG is a genomic window of Candidatus Eisenbacteria bacterium containing:
- a CDS encoding dihydroorotase; this translates as MSRALLLAGGRVLDPFRSADEAADVRIENGRIAAVGPGLPVAGAEVMDCAGMWVLPGCFDMHVHLRQPGRSDEETVQTGLAAAARGGFTDVACMPNTNPPLDHPFLVLALLEQARRAGTCRLHPVVAATSGRRGEAPSDLPALFAAGAVAASDDGDPVRSAGAARKVLEWLSSEGRTLIEHAEDEALSGGGVMHEGRVSLELGRAGIPAASEELCVERDIVLSRLTGGRIHFAHVSTASAVAAIRRARAEGLPITGETAPHYLWFTDEDTRVHDGTFRVNPPLRSLEHQEALFEALGDGTLTALATDHAPHSSEEKARPFGEAPPGFVGLETALASSHTALVESGRLSPLVWAWLWARGPREALGLPPAPIAAGASADLAVFDPRARWTVRGADFASRCRNTPFEGLEMTGKPVLTLLEGRPTHSDLPSAAGARS
- a CDS encoding aspartate carbamoyltransferase catalytic subunit — protein: MASRFASWSEPGLLARRHLTGIRDLTAGQLRLFLDTAREFRTRGFDAHARVAPGRQAALLFYENSTRTRMSFESAVARLGAVALVLNADTSSARKGESLRDTGRVLEAQGIEIIIVRHPDPDASDYLSTQVDIPVVNAGSGTGEHPTQALLDILTLEDALGDLSGKRVVLVGDIEHSRVARSNFFGLRTLGASVVFCGPPTLVSPRWRELGATVTWRLDEALEGAHAVMGLRLQGERIQGDAPASSGTLRARYGLTLEHLRRRPELFVLHPGPVQRGVELTHEVADSRQSRILEQVRNGTFARMAVLALLWRPDLGVAS
- the pyrR gene encoding bifunctional pyr operon transcriptional regulator/uracil phosphoribosyltransferase PyrR, with the protein product MDESLLREKAQIVDAEGLRRALTRISHEIVEKNHGTKDVVLVGIRRRGVHLAKRVREKIKEFEGVELQLGILDITLYRDDLKTVGDQPLVSGTEIPFDLTDRVVVLVDDVLYTGRTVRAALDAIMDVGRPRSIQLAVLVDRGHRELPIRADYVGKNVPTSKKEIIAVKVTEQDGVDGISIRELE